A single Anopheles arabiensis isolate DONGOLA chromosome 2, AaraD3, whole genome shotgun sequence DNA region contains:
- the LOC120905841 gene encoding U4/U6 small nuclear ribonucleoprotein Prp3-like isoform X2, which yields MSEIVNGNNISANHIKRMMENAQREIEQRKRKLENITLNKYPDASTSSDAAAAAVNAKTTAVVTKPADGPIEKKTRDLSGSVTGTSDIERSRKIAQLQEQIRAKLSGTLVNVLPLQPATDKPKPLILDAEGRTVDDSGRTIVVPQLTPTLKANIRAKKRENSRNQQFVERAFTDESNETHFHDDRITLKPAGRTKRSLRFHEPGKFQQLAERLRMKIQLEKLQNEISQIARKTGISSATKLALIAPKSDTYLNDVPQMEWWDSVILMDDLNTLNAQGSIAIRESSITNLIEHPTQMRPPSKY from the coding sequence atgtcgGAAATAGTAAACGGAAATAATATTTCTGCCAACCACATTAAAAGAATGATGGAAAATGCGCAGCGAGAAATCGAGCAACGTAAACGAAAACTAGAAAACATTACTTTGAATAAATATCCAGAtgcttctacttcttctgatgctgctgctgcagcagttaATGCCAAAACTACAGCCGTTGTGACAAAACCTGCAGATGGCCCTATTGAAAAAAAGACACGCGATCTGTCCGGATCTGTAACAGGAACATCGGACATAGAAAGATCAAGAAAAATTGCCCAGCTTCAAGAACAAATTCGGGCCAAACTTTCTGGAACATTAGTCAATGTTTTACCCCTACAGCCTGCTACTGACAAACCGAAGCCGCTTATACTGGATGCTGAGGGCCGTACTGTAGATGATAGTGGTCGTACAATTGTTGTACCCCAACTTACCCCTACGCTAAAGGCTAATATCCGTGccaaaaaacgagaaaattcTAGAAATCAGCAATTTGTAGAACGTGCGTTTACCGATGAATCAAATGAGACACACTTTCATGATGATCGTATTACATTAAAACCAGCAGGGCGAACTAAGCGTTCATTACGATTTCATGAGCCTGGAAAATTTCAACAGCTTGCTGAAAGATTACGAATGAAGATACAGCTAGAAAAATTGCAGAACGAGATTTCGCAAATAGCGCGCAAAACTGGAATTAGTTCAGCTACAAAACTTGCTTTGATTGCTCCTAAATCGGACACTTACTTAAATGATGTACCCCAAATGGAATGGTGGGATTCTGTCATATTGATGGATGATTTGAATACCTTGAACGCACAGGGAAGTATTGCGATAAGAGAATCTTCGATAACTAACCTCATCGAACATCCGACGCAAATGCGGCCGCCAAGTAAGTATTA